The following is a genomic window from Hypomesus transpacificus isolate Combined female chromosome 14, fHypTra1, whole genome shotgun sequence.
TCTATATACTTGGAAATAACATATATATTACTCAACGGATATCAGTTACATGAATTATCAATTGGTTTGAGGGATTTTTGAACCAGGGGTACCGTGTTTGGCAGTAGACTCGATGGTACACATGCTGAGCCACAGAGGATTCCTGCAACTTAGCTTTCTACAAATCGGTCTAATTGCCTTCATGACACTACTGAGAAATCTACCAGCTCATGGCTTTCTTGATCCATTATCTGTTACATGTAAAGGTCAAACACAATGACAAACATTTGTAAAGTGAATTTCTTTATTGACAAATATTCCAATATCTTAATACTAATGTCCATATGGAAGCCTAAAAATAATTGACTCGTATCTGCATTCATACTAAAGTGAGGGGGGGTAACTATATTCATATTTAACTGCATTTTCCATTCATTTAGGTACAAGATGTGCTGTGactttacatttaatcatttagcagacgctcttatccagagcgacttacagtaagtacagggacattccccccgaggcaagtagggtgaagtgccttgcccaaggacacaacgtcatttggcaatgccgggaatcaaaccaacaaccttatgattaatagcccaactccctaaccgctcagccatctgaccccctgacTCATCTGACTCAAGCCTCCCTTGTCATAAGCTCCTCCAGGGCCCTCTCACGGTGGTTTTCATGAATGAGCAGCACCTCTTTAACAGCATTCTGCTGGAAGCCCATCTCAGTGAACTGTGTCAGGAGACGCAGGAACTCCGCAGCCTGAAATGGATAATATATAATAAGTACACTCAAGCACCGTGAAGTAAACACAAGGAGCTAGCTGTCACTCCACTGCTGTCTGTGTTCCTTACCTTGCTCTCACAGTTCTGGAACATCTCAAGTGCCTCTTCTACCTGTGTCTCGTCATAACCCAGCTCACATAACCGCTCACTAGCAACCAGGTAGTTTATGATCTGTGGGCACAAGACCAGGATACTGCTACCAGTTTCCTGTTCTATCAGAACGGGCAAGTCACCAATGTTTTATCAATTAGTTAACAGCAATTTAAAGGATCTCTAGAGCTGATCACAGTTTACTGTATGGTCATCTACATATATCTTACTTTCTCTGGACTGCTGTAGCCTGTCTTCTGTATAGCCAGGATGGCTGTGCGTAGATGGTACCCCTGCCTTGTGATGACCTCcagtagctctctctctttctggctgAGGGCTGAGAGAAGCTCTGCAGATGAATCAAGTGCCAGGTCATGGGACGTTCTGGGCCGAGGAGCCTGTAGAGTAAAGTGGATACCGGCAATGAAAAGGAATTGTTAGAGTATGCGCTACGTAGCAGACACTTTAACTAGTccttgtaagtcgctctgcagggcgtctgctaaattactaaatgaaatgttatatagtGGCACACACGACCCTATTAATACAGTTTATAGCATGTCTACTCCAGTCTAGTCACAGCAAATAAATGCACTCAGTAAATATCAGAATTGGCTCACCCTGTTGCTATGGTTTTTGACAATGGGCCCTGCCGAGGAAGGCCGAGGCAGCTGGGGTCtgaaaggaggagagcagagacaaGGACAGGAGCAGGGCAGGTGAAGGGGCAGGGAGTTCTTTCTTTCCTTAGAGAGCTGTAGGTGTCTCCTCCTGCTCGGCCTCTGGCTATGGGCTTGTGGTCTGCTGGAGTGGGAAGGCTCCAATGCAGAGAGGGACGTCtgcatgctgtcctggagggtTGACAAGGAAGCCCTTTTGTGGCGGCCCAGGCCTCGAGGAGACACAGAGTTGGAGCGGTGAGATGAGGGGTCACGATGGTGGTCCTTGA
Proteins encoded in this region:
- the LOC124476417 gene encoding ubiquitin-associated protein 1-like, translating into MHLSVFHVNTVDALQRILLTERMTFLEGVPFKTPLGPLAEPSGPFKTPLGPLAEPSEEVDSVTAPEITVPDYLQILRSTEYEFTMENWILTGLQSGCLKEQRALHPPFGGEPASCPPYWLMFSSPQERRLANLKSTDQWAPVLRPRSHSLSSADIHHRQRSVWLMSSDSEHEAGYSEDDEGSSGEENRPHPSLCEMLQGTAPKHRLSRLKDHHRDPSSHRSNSVSPRGLGRHKRASLSTLQDSMQTSLSALEPSHSSRPQAHSQRPSRRRHLQLSKERKNSLPLHLPCSCPCLCSPPFRPQLPRPSSAGPIVKNHSNRAPRPRTSHDLALDSSAELLSALSQKERELLEVITRQGYHLRTAILAIQKTGYSSPEKIINYLVASERLCELGYDETQVEEALEMFQNCESKAAEFLRLLTQFTEMGFQQNAVKEVLLIHENHRERALEELMTREA